The nucleotide window TAATTCTCTATAACACATAAAAATACCATTTTTAAAGAAGGAAtcacttttatatatatacctttaCATACATACAATGCAGGAATCCCTTTAAGATAACAGAAGTAGCTACAATGATACAAAAAACGTAACACATTTGAAATGAAAGCAACAGGCCAAGTAAGGACGCAATGACTATGGGAAACAATGtaatacactttttttttaggaaaaagaaatgtttttatacgGTGGCATTATGTTGGTCGTTGCTTTTATATTTGCTGTCATGTCATATTTCTACACTTATTCCGACTTCAGTGGAAACATAACCACTAACCCGGCAGACgaaaaagaaatagaagaaTCAAAGTTAAATTCGGCTGACTCGACTACGCACTTGTAACCCAAAATGGTAACCAAAGCTGCTAGGCTTGTTTCGCGTGCGCGTTAAATTAGATTTGATTTCGAATGTCTTGCTTGTATCAGAGCTTGCAAGGGAAGTTTTTGTGAAGCTTAACAAAAGCTGAATGAAAGTTAAACGCGTGCTTTTCTTCATATACATTGTGGTATTTTCTAACTTGCTGCTCTCGACCGAAAGTAACCTTATCTATTTTCTAATTTCTAAGACAGGGATGACTTAAAGAACTTCGACTATAGTAGTGTGTTATCGTAGTTATAAATCTAAATATTTCAGCTGGTTTTGATTTCCAGTGTTACAGTGTTAAAACCCATTTTCAGGAGCATTCTTCAGTGTTCTAAATTGCATGACATTATAGATCATTCTGATAGAAGTGAGGCTAGAGCTTACTAAATACAGCtgtgaaaatgaaaatataagaGAGATGCAAGAATAAAAGGGAGGGTTGTGtagaaattataaatataaagtcTAGAAtacgtttaaaatttttttttttattgtaatctTAAAATTTATCGATTAatattgaaattataaatgtatagcaaagatataaaaaacattgtatataaatTTGTAGTTTTATGATTCTATTTTTAAAGATGAGTTTATATCATGACGAACGGAAATTAAATCATGGGAAAATTTGTGACTATCCACAATTCTTCATTCACATATACCATACAAACCTGTTGGCGAAAAAAACGCGGGaaaatttcttttgtaagaAGATAAATTTGCTACAACGAGGTATGGATaaattgaatatatttttttcatataatcATAGCAGCCTGACtacgttcttttttatttcaaaacacaTTTTCTTAACTAAACTAAGTTCCAAAATTCTGGCCAATTAAAGTCCCCAAGAAACTTCTACATGTATAATACTATTTCTGGTTCAACAAAGTCCTTATATTTTCCTGGTTCTAAATTTTTTAGTGGTCTGTTGCAAGTTATTAttgtaattaaaatgattttataaaagTTGTAACCAGTTTTGTTTGTGAATTAAAAATGATGAGCGCTGTTCCCCGCTTGTATTATTAAATCCGCTACTGCACtatgtctgttcgtgcgtctgttTACCTTTTTGttaaacacgaaatgtgatataacaaggacgggcgaccccgtggatttttcacgggTAACGACTAGTACTTATATAATTGTTGGAGAGGTCTAGTTCAGCAGCATAAACAACAATGAGTCTGTATTTTCACAACAAATTCATTCTTCAGTTTAAACGCTAGAATAGATTAGTTTATTGCTTTGATATTACAGACTGTCCAAATAAATTGCTGTGATTTTTATCGTTCTATGTTTATAAACAAAGTATAAGAAGGAAGCCCTGGAGTAGTAATTGCAACAGAGAATGTGGAAAGAAGCTGTAAATCATTTTAAAGATAACCAGAGGATAACTTTAAATCTCTTCTTGGGCGATCATAAAAACAAAGACATCACTCCTGCCGTTAAGATTAGGACCGTTTGATATGTACGAATATCGAGTAGATAAGAAGAAGACAACTGAAGAAAAAGCAGCAGCTTCTGATTCCATACCACCTGAAGTACTAACAAAATGTGACATTGACAAAACCATGTTTGAGTTTGCAAGTAGACTGTCCCTGAACTGCATAAAACATGATAAGAGGTCGTTAATAAATACATGCTGCATCAAGATATATATACTTGGGACTGTAATCTAACCAGATTTTTTTCGTAAAAAGGTTAAAGTACTGGGACCAGAGAAGAAGTCTTAAGTGAGATTTTGTCAGTTTAAAGTTGTAATGCGTCACGCGCGTAGGCTGTGTTtgcaacaataataaataacgaTTGATTTGCTGAGTGTTCTTGGTAGCGATGTAATTACTTGATATAAAACATGAATTGAGCATATAAAACTAAACTAAAATTACCAGCTTGCCTATAAAATATGAGCGATTGAAATTAACAGCCAAGAACTTGAAGTTTATTGTAAAGTATTGTAAAATATTGATTTGATTGATATTACGACGCTTCCGAACTCACTTTGTTAATTGATAAAAGTGTGCGAAAATCGTATGAACAAAAATGAATGAATGCGCGTGTATATATAAGCACAAAACCTAATGAACTATGAAATACACGTtcggaaattaaatttttacacaTACATGAGAATTCACAAGTAGTACCAAGGGACGTATACAAATGAAACTAAGTAATTAAATACGTAACTATGGAACATACATTTAACATGGTTACGAATCAAATACAACAGAATGGTAGGACCCAAACAATAAAACAAGTAGTACTATGAGATATAGCAAAAAAAGTTGTCACAATGAACAAACCGTTGATGTCACTATTACTTCTATCGAAAATTATATTTGCTAATCGCCAATTTTCTTGGAATCATAAAATATTGTTCCAAAAACGAGAAAAATAACAAGAGAATGCAgataaaagcttttattttactagatcaaataaaaattggatATCggcaataaagaaaaataagttTGTCTATAATAATAACGGTGTTATTCCGTTAATGCAACAAAGTTTTCGGCAAAAAATAGATAACGCGGTAAGGCAAAGAGTTTTTGGGGTAAATATGTTTGACAGAACACCACAGTCAGAGTATAGATCAACTTTTCGTTCGCACTTTGTACTTGactttgttgttgtcgtcgttggACGTGTAGTTTTCGTTGTGGTAGTCGTTGGACgagttgtcgttgttgttgtcgtcgttggACGTGTAGTTGTCGTTGTGGTAGTGGTAGTGGTTGGGTGTGTTGTATTCGTATAACCTTTACATTCGTAATAGAGATTCAATTGAAGAATATCTGATGCAGTCATTTTCCTTCCTCCTAACGGTCGATTTGGATTGGATTTCCACTCAATAGTTGGCAAACTCCGTGGTTGCTTTGACAAGGTGAATCTAAAATACACATTCACATGCTGACTTTTACAGTTCATCAAAATATCGCAGCAATTTTGCTATCACTTTCTTAGCAATTCCGTTGTACAGTAAGAAAAGTATATCTTCACAGAGAATTTTCAGGGTGCGAAAATAAACTAATATCTACCTTCCATAGTGCATAATGGATTCAGGATCGTATTCAATACCCAATCCGTCTTTGTAAGACAATTCAGAGATGCTAAAGTTATCTTCATATCCTTAAAGCAAAAGGAAAGATAAAACTGATAAAACAAAACTGTGCTATGAAGATAAAAAGCATTATTCAGTGAACATATGTAAAGTACCTGGTCTAATATTCTCTGTGTTAATGGTGACATATTGATCTCTATCTGGTCTTGAATGTTCGTTAAAAAAGCCAAGAGTATGTAAAAGCAATATAATGGCTGTACGTACATGGTCACAACCAGGACCCAACGACAATTCTTGGCGTCCATAAGCACGACCAACGTATGACCAGCAACTACATTAGTGTAATATCATTAGAACATTGTCGCTTttcaaagttgtttttaaaaattcacaaatttaattttaacatacCCTGTCTCTTTATAGATATATACATGGTCGCGTGGAGGAAGATCTGTTGTGTATTCGCTAAATCGAACACAAGATACATTCTCAATCGTCCTCATGGCTTTGTTTATTGTTGCTTTTTTTGCCTCATCTAAATAACAATAATGTTAcagtatgaaaataaaaaataacatttaaaaaaggtGTGACATACGTTAGTTCCATTACTTACCAAAATCGGAACTAAAGGAAACGGGAACTACAGCTTCAGGCCATCTAACGTCGTATAATTTATCATATAATGATCTTTTGTTTCGACTTTTGCTGTTCATAGATTTGAAGGTGGCGCGTTGCTCCTCTGTTAACTTAATGTAGACTTGATCATAATGTTCACCTGGAAAGAGAATTAATTGCGTTGTAAATGAATTGTCAAAGCCCCACACTGTATGGTGTTAACACGTGAACCCATCAACTTCTTCATATTGATTTGTCATTCAAAATTATGTACCTTGATTGGCCATTTCAATTTCATCCATAGCGGCTTCATATTCAGAGGAGCCATTAATACCTGTATATAAAACAAACAAGTAGCAAATATTTAAATGCATCAAAAACTAAAGGATAGAAGGACTCACTCGTATACCtctgtttaaattatttaaataaaattaacaagCTAATAAAAGGTTACTTCTAAATGGACGTTTTAGCCTTCAACTCACTACTACTTAactagaaataatttttttatatattaaaataaacttaccacAAATAAATGCGATACAGAGTATTAACTGTATAAACCTCATTTTTTCTCAGttggatatttgtttttaagttgTGTGTGTTTGTTTTTAAGTTGCCTGTTGAATGATTAGAAACTTGTTCTTACCATCTATTTATACGCGAATCTGATTTATTAAGATGTAATCGAGATGATGCTGACCGGAGATTGTAAAGGATAGACTGAAGTAATTTCTAATATTTACTGTTGAATGCGTGTAACAAAATGATTAATTAGTTTTACACACTTCATAATCTAGAACAGATTACGGACACGCGATCTCCATGGAATGGTTCCGGATTAAAGGGTTAAACAAAATTCCCTTCCAGTTGAACCTGATCAATAAATTTTCTCATTGGTTTTTTGAAATTGTTCTAATGGCAAACGAAGCAAAGTAGTGTGACCCATTATTATAAAATCAGCCAAAAATCcatatgtatttttaaaaaatactttatttaaaAGATCATTCAACCAACAACTTAAAAACAAACGCATGcaacttaaaaacaaatatccaaCTGAGAAAAAATGAGGTGTATACAGttctttataattttattgTCCTTACTTTCTCCAAAAGATTCTTCGATTGTTAAACTGAATTTTTATCATCAAGAGTCACCCAAAACTTAAAAACCCAACATAAACAGTTCTTAAACGTCGGGGTGGATCTACCAGTAGTTATACTCATACAAGGACCTGGGACATTTCTGTAACTGATTTTATTAACaagaattttaaagtaaaaaagaatgaatataAGGCTTCGTAGTAACAAAAAGTGGTTATTAATTGTTCCAGTCTTTTTTTTGCCTGCTCCAAAATCAAAATGTAGAAGTTCTTCTAGTTGATAAGTCCGCGTAAGAATCCACTTTggtagaaaaaaaatgaaacaaatgtCGCTATTTATTATTGTAAATACAGTGGGAGCTTGTTATCTCGACTACCCGTTATCTCGATCTTTCCGTGTCTCGAATATCTGGTAAAAAGCATTTCGAATTTTTTTCAATGATTAAATACATATAGCATGAGAATTCATCCCTGACAAGGTTTTgaagtataaatattttttctaatgtgTACATGATATTGACAAACTTTTTCACGACCGGCGCTCCTTATCTCGACTATCCACTATCTCGAACCTTTGATATCTTGACCATTTTGACCGAGCGATAACGAGCGTCGACTGTAAATCAAATGTTTCGTAACTGAAGTTCATACATGATTAATCTATTGAgaattgattttcttttttgaatttcCTTCTCCTTCTTCTCCTCCTCCTCCCGTAACCGGACATGCTAGACAAATATTACATCATATGTCACGACACACTCGaatctgttttttctttttcgtatcTCTTGTAAGCTTTTGTAGGCTTTTTTATGTGATAAAATATGTAAAAGAATTAATCAATTTGTTGTATTTTTCCTGTTATTTGATTGCTATAAAATGCTTTATTAATCAAAGAATATTCTCTTTATTGGTCctgcttttaaaaatgtattaaattGGATTTAATCCTGCTGGTGCTGGTTTGGCTATATATACGGGATAGCCAAGGGTGTTTTAGAAGCCCGCCCAGCTGCATCACAAGCAATTTCAATTAACTGATTTTGCTCAGATCTATTAGCAAGACTGAAGCACTGATCCGGAATAAAAAGTTGTGTCAAATTTGAACGTTAGAACCACATAGACGTCTAGATAAGCTGTCATAAATAATTACAACTTTATGACGAATTTTAGGGccatttgatttttaatttatttgaaaattgaaaatccGAAATAATggctattttgatttttaatttaatttgaaaatctcaattgttttatcaatttttcttttttaattcaatataaaaagaaaatttcaacttaattttcgtttttcgtttttaaatcaaaaaacaaaaaaggaacttcttattttggcaaaaaagtacGCTCTCCTTCCCAGACGTTTTTCTTCTAGGAACCCAAGGATTACTTTGGGTCATTTGGTGCTAAAAATCACATAATGTAATATCAATTtccaaatttttgatttcttatagAATTTCAAATgtgaaaattaaatcaaatttcgtttaaatcaaaaattgaatttgaagttcaatttttaatttttgatttgaatAATACACATTTCGTAAATATACATATCTGCTGAAGAGTTTGGCTTCTAAAGTTTTACTAAGAGCCTGATTATATGAGGCAAGTTGGCTCGGTGTTGGCCCGGTTGGCGGGTCAACccggttaaaaaaatttcatattaTATGGAAAAAGTCAACCCGGGTCAAGAACTACACTGCTGccggtttgaaaaaaaaatgcgcgtattcttttaaaaatggcggatgcaagatgtaaacaaacaagcgAAATTAAGTCAAAATTATCATTAAGTATTTTGGTCGCCAATAGTTTGTTATTCCAAATCCATTAAAGTCCCTATTACTAAATGTCATATTGACTTTGTATTCCACAAGTTCTGAAGTCTATTTAAACTTCTTGTCTGCTGCTTCGCtcgccattattgtttttcttctgttttgaaTGGCAATGCGCATGCTTGTCTTTTCCAACCCAGCCCTGGCTTGGCAAAGTGATATTATATGAACCGAGTCAACCCACCTAACCAACCTGTCCCGGGTTGAAAAAACGAGCCAGCCCGCCTAGGCGGGTTGACTCACCTCATataatgtcaaatatttttttgtagtgatCAGCCATTATGCCGAACTGTTTAATTTTATCATGCTGAGCATGTGGCGGGCCAACACCGAGCCAACCCGCCTCATATAATCAGGCTCTAAGACATGCGACgttgcaaatgtccccgaaaaacacattttcttctCTGTTTCACAATTATGTATCTACATTACTAAATTTTAAACGCAATTTCACTTTGAAATATGTTAAGTACGCAAAGTTCCCATAAAGACTGTTCTTAGTTATAATCTAAGAATATACACAATATATCTAAAATTTTCGACGTTAAGTcgaccaaaaaaaattttaatcaaaaatgCATCTTTATTTTccatattttataaataatattaCGTTAAAAAATCTACGAATTATACACAgtttacttgaaatttttaatgttatctcgaccaaaaaaaatgtatctaaaatgcatttttttcttacatattttataaataaatatacataTCTGCTGAAATAATATTGCTTCTAAAGCTCACTAAAAAATGCGACATGTAAATGTCCccaaaaaacacattttgttctctattttacaaatatatacgaATTACTAAATTTTAAACTTAATGTCACTTCAAGGCATGTTCCCACAAGGCGGTGCTTTCTTATAATCTACGAATATACACgaattaatataaaattttCGACGTTATGTGGACCAAGAAATATTGTACTCTAAAATGCATCTTTctgttacatatttttttaatatacataTCTGTTGGAGAACTTTCCTTCTAAGGTCTCACTAAGAAATGCGACgttgcaaatgtccccgaaaaacacattttcttctCTGTTTCACAATTATGTATCTACATTACTAAATTTTAAACGCAATGTcacttaaaaatatgttaagtaCGCAAAGTTCCTATAAAGACCGTTTTGACATATAATCTCCGAGTATACACAATATATCTAAAATTTTCGACGTTATGTCGACCAAGAAATATTTTACTCTAAAATGCATCTtcatttcacatattttgtaaatatgcaTATCTGTTGGAGAACTTTCCTTCTAAAGTGTCACCAGCAAATGCTACGTTGCAAATCTCCCTGAAAAACCCATTTTCTTGTCTGTTTCACAACTATGTATCTACATTGCTAAATCCTAAACGCAATGTCACTTGAAAACATGTTGAGTACGCAAAGTCCCCATAAAGGCTGTTTCTACTTATAAACTACGAATATACACAATTTATTTAGGATTTTCAGAGTTatgttgagaaaaaaaattttactctAAAATTTATCTTCATTCAAAACGCAACAGAAAGCTGTCTGGTTAGAAATCATAACTTCAATTTgctcttaaaacaatttttaaattgcttGCTAAATGATCGCAAAGCCTTTTTGTATCTTATATTATTTACACGTAAATGTGGGAGAAAAACGGATTTTCTTAAGGATACAAGTAAAGTAATGAAAAACAATAGGGGAATTCAATTCAAATTCCTTTTACTGCACCTTTTGGACACATGATTTGCAATAAAGTTGTTCCGAATGTTAAAGGTGAACCAAcagttaattaatttttaactaaaCTTCAAAAGGAAGTTTCCCATGGACTTTACACTTTATGCAATTTTAATCACAGTTATGACATGATATAAGTTTCAAACCCTAAGGctaattttaacaaaagttaaTATAAAAACTTAGTAGGTATTACACATCACGTATTGccgaatttaaataaatataaagagaAAAGAATCTGGCTGAGGCCGCCCGGCCAAATGCTTTTTCTTAGCTTTGCAATGAAAAGTATATGTCCTTTATTATTTTGCATAAAACCTGTGTCATCTTTAAGTTCTGGTTTTAACACATTCACTACTAGAGGCAccctttatttttaaaaggataAGCCCCTTGAAGTGTTCATTCCAACTGAAATCAGGATGTGTTTTCCAAATAAAACTAAGATTGTTCTATGTTGCCGGAGCTGTCATAGCAAAGGTATGCGAAAAAGGTAAGACACTGGGAGAAAACTGTGAAGCGGCAATAATTTATACTTTATTAATAATAACCAATACATATATTTATGAAACGTTTTTTCACTCATAAAACTGTCCACGCATGCAGCATGTTTTTGGACATTCTTGCTTCATCCTTCTTCTTTCTCTCTTATCCTTCGATACGCAGTGTTCCTTTCTTCTGCTACTTTTACAACCAACATTTATTGCATTGACGAAATTATCACACATGTTTTCTCTTGGACCTGAACATAATCCACACGACCGTCTGCAAAATCTTCCAAATGCACAGATAGCTCGGTTTACAAATACTTTCGAACATAAGTAAATTTCATCTCCACATACTAAACAAAAGGGTAAACATGTAATAAATGGCAAGTATGCGCGAACACACATATCCAAATGTAGTAAATAATGTAATGTGGTTTTGTTTAACAGTCTCAACTAATGTTTATCCAatcaaacatttaaataaaattatttcttcttACCTTTTGAA belongs to Hydractinia symbiolongicarpus strain clone_291-10 chromosome 1, HSymV2.1, whole genome shotgun sequence and includes:
- the LOC130632073 gene encoding zinc metalloproteinase nas-14-like encodes the protein MRFIQLILCIAFICGINGSSEYEAAMDEIEMANQGEHYDQVYIKLTEEQRATFKSMNSKSRNKRSLYDKLYDVRWPEAVVPVSFSSDFDEAKKATINKAMRTIENVSCVRFSEYTTDLPPRDHVYIYKETGCWSYVGRAYGRQELSLGPGCDHVRTAIILLLHTLGFFNEHSRPDRDQYVTINTENIRPGYEDNFSISELSYKDGLGIEYDPESIMHYGRFTLSKQPRSLPTIEWKSNPNRPLGGRKMTASDILQLNLYYECKGYTNTTHPTTTTTTTTTTRPTTTTTTTTRPTTTTTKTTRPTTTTTKSSTKCERKYYLFYCLGPTILLYLIRNHVKCKLFRDSLLANSNMVLSMSHFVSTSGGMESEAAAFSSVVFFLSTRYSYISNGPNLNGRSDVFVFMIAQEEI